A portion of the Paenibacillus hamazuiensis genome contains these proteins:
- a CDS encoding ABC transporter substrate-binding protein codes for MKRWNNASLMTASLAGLMLFTAACGSETKTASTGADSQSTPKPAQTAESKGPVKVVWWHSMSGELGKAVDKLVADFNASQKNIVVEAVFQGTYDESLNKMKASMDSKSGPSLIQVYEIGSRFMIDSKAITPVQKYIDMDKYDISSLEENILNYYRMDGKLNSMPFNTSNPILYYNKDMFKAAGLDPEKPPATYEEVAKAAKALTKDGKAGGSFAIYGWFMEQFFANQGAELLNNGNGRKSPATESLLASEPGVKTLTWWKQMVDDKTMLNLGRKTDDTKKAFATGQIAMMLDSTASLRGIVSSAEGKFEVGTGFLPKPEGAKDGGVVVGGASLYILNNKPEEEQKAAWEFIKYLVDAKQQAYWHINTGYFPITKKAYDEQSVKDNMAKYPQFKTAVEQLHATKANTATQGAVMGIFPEARQLTETAIEEALNGQKSPKDALEAAAKEIGTKLQQYNKTVK; via the coding sequence ATGAAACGATGGAACAATGCAAGCCTGATGACCGCAAGTCTCGCCGGTCTCATGTTGTTTACCGCCGCTTGCGGCAGCGAAACGAAAACCGCATCTACCGGCGCGGACAGCCAGTCCACGCCGAAACCGGCGCAGACGGCGGAAAGCAAAGGACCCGTGAAGGTCGTTTGGTGGCACTCGATGAGCGGCGAACTCGGCAAAGCGGTGGACAAGCTGGTCGCCGATTTTAACGCCTCCCAGAAAAACATCGTGGTCGAAGCCGTATTCCAGGGCACCTACGACGAAAGCTTGAACAAAATGAAGGCGTCCATGGATTCCAAAAGCGGTCCTTCGCTCATCCAGGTGTATGAAATCGGCAGCCGGTTCATGATCGACTCCAAGGCGATTACTCCGGTGCAAAAATATATCGACATGGACAAATACGATATTTCCTCGCTCGAGGAAAACATCCTGAACTACTACCGGATGGACGGCAAGCTGAACTCGATGCCGTTCAATACGTCCAACCCGATATTGTACTACAACAAGGATATGTTCAAAGCGGCGGGGCTTGATCCGGAGAAACCTCCGGCCACTTACGAGGAAGTCGCCAAAGCGGCCAAAGCTCTCACGAAAGACGGCAAAGCCGGAGGTTCCTTCGCGATTTACGGCTGGTTTATGGAGCAGTTTTTCGCGAACCAGGGGGCGGAGCTGCTGAACAACGGCAACGGCCGGAAAAGCCCGGCAACCGAATCGTTGCTCGCTTCAGAGCCCGGCGTGAAGACGCTGACCTGGTGGAAGCAGATGGTCGACGATAAAACGATGCTTAACCTCGGCCGCAAAACCGACGATACGAAAAAAGCGTTCGCTACCGGACAAATTGCGATGATGCTCGATTCCACCGCCTCGCTGCGCGGCATCGTGAGCTCCGCCGAAGGCAAATTCGAGGTCGGCACCGGCTTCCTGCCGAAGCCGGAAGGTGCCAAAGACGGAGGTGTGGTCGTCGGCGGCGCCAGCTTGTACATTTTGAACAACAAGCCGGAGGAAGAGCAGAAAGCGGCTTGGGAATTCATCAAGTATCTGGTCGACGCTAAGCAGCAGGCGTACTGGCACATCAACACCGGCTACTTCCCGATCACGAAAAAGGCGTATGACGAGCAAAGCGTGAAGGATAACATGGCCAAGTACCCGCAGTTCAAAACCGCCGTGGAACAGCTCCACGCGACCAAAGCGAACACCGCTACGCAGGGCGCGGTTATGGGGATCTTCCCGGAGGCGCGCCAGCTGACCGAGACGGCGATCGAAGAAGCGCTGAACGGCCAGAAGAGCCCGAAAGACGCGCTGGAGGCTGCCGCCAAGGAAATCGGTACGAAGCTGCAGCAGTACAACAAAACCGTCAAGTAA
- a CDS encoding carbohydrate ABC transporter permease — translation MSVLEKDLGNLPDAAAVQARSGRRERKAVKWKEHLLGYLFLSPSLLLFGVFLFYPLLRSVYLSVHVTDPRGRIAAFVGMDNFAELLSGDKFYLSLKVTLQFTLLTAPGCILIALILAALTHSKLRGMKTFQFIFSLPIAISVSVGSIIWMLLYHPTAGNLNYFLQLLGASPVKWLSDPTWALLSVSAVTVWMNLGFNYIVLLSGLQAVPEDIYDSAKIDGAGPLRTFTALTLPLVSPTVFFVSIVSIINAFQTFGQIHILTKGGPVNTTNVIVYNIYRDAFVNFQFGTGSAQALVLFAVILILTVLQFRLFERKVHYQ, via the coding sequence GTGAGCGTGTTGGAAAAAGACCTCGGCAATCTGCCGGATGCTGCAGCCGTACAAGCAAGGTCCGGGCGCCGGGAGCGGAAGGCCGTCAAATGGAAGGAGCATCTGCTCGGATACTTGTTCCTAAGCCCTTCTCTGCTGCTATTCGGGGTGTTTTTGTTTTATCCGCTGCTGCGGTCCGTCTATTTGAGCGTTCATGTTACCGACCCGCGCGGGCGAATCGCCGCCTTTGTCGGGATGGACAACTTTGCCGAGCTTTTGTCCGGCGACAAATTTTATCTAAGCCTGAAGGTGACTCTTCAGTTTACCCTACTCACGGCCCCAGGCTGCATTTTAATTGCGCTGATCCTTGCCGCACTCACCCACAGCAAGCTTCGCGGCATGAAGACGTTTCAATTCATATTTTCGCTGCCCATCGCCATTTCCGTCAGTGTCGGCTCCATCATTTGGATGCTGCTGTACCACCCGACGGCCGGCAACCTGAACTATTTTCTCCAGCTCCTCGGAGCGAGTCCCGTCAAATGGCTGTCGGACCCGACTTGGGCGCTGCTGTCGGTATCCGCCGTCACGGTGTGGATGAACCTCGGGTTTAACTATATCGTGCTGCTTAGCGGCTTGCAGGCGGTTCCCGAAGACATTTACGACAGCGCCAAAATCGACGGAGCCGGGCCGCTTCGCACCTTTACGGCGCTGACGCTGCCGCTTGTGTCGCCGACCGTCTTTTTCGTCAGCATCGTTTCGATCATCAATGCGTTCCAGACGTTCGGGCAAATCCACATCTTAACCAAGGGAGGCCCGGTGAATACGACAAACGTCATCGTCTACAACATTTACCGCGACGCCTTTGTCAATTTCCAGTTCGGCACGGGGAGCGCCCAGGCGCTCGTGCTGTTCGCCGTCATCCTGATTTTGACCGTGCTGCAGTTCCGCCTGTTCGAAAGGAAGGTACATTACCAATGA
- a CDS encoding sensor domain-containing diguanylate cyclase — protein MVNFTSRGTGEARKTIKGQLRFWTAAVIIMLGLLILTAFYILAQNYKLQGVRSEMEEKLALQSLLIERWADERSSDLRQLAARESFRTLNRESMLRAMNVFVANQSQFEVLMFAGKDGVVSVSTDRTAAALNISDRDYFKASINRQDYMSDVLIAKTTPYPMIIFSSPVLSNQNEAIGVVFGAIRLDTIRKTIEAVSFAGSEKTYLADRNGTLIIKPADLHKGQIAAKLDTPIFQRALEQSGERSAYQDYRGVSVIGVYKWTHDMRWCVIREVDQSEVYDWVYRIMSVITAITAIILAISYGAVVLLAGRVDRPIAFILQGTKIIRDGYYDYRIDPSVFRRAPIELQQLCDTFNVMSGKLKDTFELLERYAMIDPLTGLYNRRYLANEGGKLTEGCLKADQPVSVLAVDIDRFKSVNDTYGHPLGDRVLRHVAELIQSLASTEDIAARYGGEEFIVLCLRTGLDDAMVLAERLRAKMDTTPFAEEGLKLNLTVSIGVSSGVMLPEAGDALEELIASADKALYQAKQTGRNKVVSAKENPGPDR, from the coding sequence GTGGTAAATTTTACATCCAGGGGAACGGGAGAAGCTCGGAAAACGATCAAAGGCCAGCTGCGATTTTGGACGGCCGCCGTCATTATTATGCTCGGGCTGCTTATTTTGACAGCCTTTTATATATTGGCTCAAAACTACAAGCTGCAGGGCGTGCGGAGCGAAATGGAGGAGAAGCTGGCGCTTCAATCGCTGCTTATCGAACGCTGGGCGGATGAACGCAGCTCCGACCTGAGACAGCTCGCGGCACGCGAATCGTTTCGAACGCTGAATCGGGAAAGCATGCTGCGGGCGATGAACGTGTTTGTCGCCAATCAGTCCCAGTTCGAGGTGCTGATGTTTGCGGGGAAAGACGGGGTCGTTTCCGTATCTACGGATAGAACTGCCGCCGCTTTGAATATAAGCGACCGGGATTACTTCAAAGCTTCGATCAATAGGCAGGATTATATGTCCGACGTCCTGATCGCCAAAACAACTCCCTATCCGATGATTATTTTCTCTTCCCCGGTGCTGAGTAACCAAAATGAAGCGATTGGGGTCGTTTTCGGTGCGATACGGCTCGACACCATTCGCAAGACGATCGAGGCGGTTTCGTTTGCAGGCTCGGAAAAAACGTATTTGGCCGACCGGAACGGCACTTTGATCATCAAACCGGCCGACCTGCACAAAGGGCAGATTGCTGCGAAGCTGGACACGCCGATTTTCCAGCGCGCCCTGGAGCAAAGCGGCGAGCGGTCCGCTTATCAGGATTATCGCGGCGTCTCCGTCATTGGAGTTTACAAATGGACGCACGATATGCGATGGTGCGTCATTCGCGAGGTGGACCAAAGCGAAGTGTACGATTGGGTGTACCGCATCATGTCCGTCATTACGGCCATCACGGCGATCATTCTCGCGATCAGCTACGGCGCGGTCGTGCTTTTGGCGGGCCGGGTCGACCGGCCGATCGCCTTTATTTTGCAAGGGACCAAAATCATTCGCGACGGTTATTACGATTACCGCATCGATCCCAGCGTATTTCGCCGCGCCCCCATAGAGCTGCAGCAGCTGTGCGATACGTTCAACGTGATGAGCGGCAAGCTGAAAGACACCTTCGAGCTGCTGGAAAGATATGCGATGATCGACCCGCTTACAGGGCTGTACAATCGCAGGTATCTTGCGAACGAGGGGGGCAAGCTCACGGAAGGCTGCCTGAAGGCGGACCAGCCGGTGTCCGTGCTGGCGGTGGACATCGATCGCTTCAAAAGCGTGAACGATACTTACGGTCATCCGCTTGGCGACCGGGTGCTCCGGCACGTGGCCGAGCTGATCCAAAGCCTCGCTTCGACCGAAGATATTGCCGCCCGCTACGGAGGGGAAGAATTCATTGTGCTCTGCTTGCGGACGGGTTTGGATGATGCGATGGTGCTGGCGGAAAGGCTCCGGGCGAAGATGGATACGACTCCTTTCGCGGAGGAGGGGCTTAAGCTCAATCTTACGGTGAGCATCGGCGTCTCGTCCGGCGTTATGCTGCCGGAAGCGGGCGATGCGCTGGAAGAGCTGATTGCGAGTGCGGACAAGGCGTTATACCAGGCCAAGCAAACGGGACGAAACAAGGTTGTGAGCGCGAAGGAGAATCCCGGTCCGGATAGATGA
- a CDS encoding HAD family hydrolase has translation MAKADRSGFPRVKAVVLDLDGTLLGTDKTVSPRSMAALRRCAEAGIELVVATARPPRSVRQLCPEVLELAHMVFYNGGLTVDKYTGGSSHLPIDGRRWSASARLWRSGSRGRFFPWSTTIRCIRVGRLHRRNSPYLAFPRVRKRRKRLTCTVSRKPA, from the coding sequence ATGGCGAAGGCTGACCGCAGCGGGTTCCCGCGGGTGAAGGCGGTCGTCCTCGATCTCGACGGCACGCTGCTCGGCACGGATAAAACGGTATCTCCACGCAGCATGGCCGCTTTAAGACGGTGCGCCGAGGCCGGCATAGAGCTGGTCGTCGCTACGGCCAGGCCTCCGCGGTCGGTGCGGCAGCTATGTCCGGAGGTGCTCGAACTGGCGCACATGGTGTTTTACAACGGCGGGCTCACCGTCGACAAGTATACGGGCGGCAGCAGCCATCTGCCGATTGACGGCCGTCGCTGGAGCGCGTCGGCACGTTTATGGCGGAGCGGGAGCCGGGGCCGTTTTTTTCCGTGGAGCACGACGATACGCTGTATACGAGTCGGCCGCTTACACCGGAGGAATTCGCCGTACTTGGCATTCCCTCGGGTGCGGAAGCGCCGGAAGCGGCTGACATGCACCGTTTCTCGCAAACCGGCGTGA
- a CDS encoding HAD family hydrolase has translation MHRFSQTGVTKILLGAIAPYEDFVSAFGGDFNIVRTDGGRLVQLMHKAACKSTAAERLLQAYGIAMEEVAAFGDDYNDLALLRACGYPVAMGNAVQELKDAAWRVTSSNDEDGVAVMLEQFVRSSSAK, from the coding sequence ATGCACCGTTTCTCGCAAACCGGCGTGACGAAAATTTTGCTCGGGGCGATCGCCCCCTATGAGGATTTCGTTTCCGCGTTCGGCGGTGATTTCAACATCGTGCGCACCGACGGCGGCCGCCTCGTGCAGCTGATGCACAAAGCCGCCTGCAAATCGACCGCAGCGGAGCGGCTTTTGCAGGCTTACGGGATCGCCATGGAGGAAGTCGCCGCATTTGGGGACGATTACAACGACCTCGCCTTGTTGCGGGCCTGCGGCTATCCGGTTGCGATGGGCAATGCCGTTCAGGAGCTGAAGGACGCAGCCTGGCGGGTCACCTCCTCCAACGATGAAGACGGCGTCGCCGTGATGCTGGAGCAGTTCGTCCGCTCCTCTTCCGCAAAATAA
- a CDS encoding carbohydrate ABC transporter permease, producing MRHRLQSVLVYAVLAVSAVLVLYPVYYAITASFMTQAEASAYPPKMFPGGLHFDNFLQVLHLVPIGRFILNSFIVSAVIMLGQLVTASLAAYAFSFISFKGKNALFAMFLSTMMIPWEVTVIPNYLTVKSWGWLDTYEGLIVPFLATAFGTFLLRQFFLQLPAGLFEAARIDGCGHLRCFTRIVLPLSRPALATLGVYSFLTHWNMYLWPLLVTNGEKMRTVQIGISMLQFEEMTSWNLVLAGITLAMLPSLLLLAAGIKQLVRGITAGAVKG from the coding sequence ATGAGGCACCGCTTGCAATCCGTGTTGGTTTATGCCGTGCTGGCCGTCTCCGCCGTCCTGGTGCTGTACCCGGTCTACTACGCGATAACGGCTTCGTTCATGACGCAGGCGGAAGCAAGCGCGTATCCGCCGAAAATGTTTCCGGGCGGCCTGCATTTCGACAATTTCCTGCAGGTGCTTCATCTTGTGCCGATCGGCCGGTTTATTTTGAACAGCTTTATCGTCTCCGCCGTCATCATGCTCGGCCAGCTTGTCACGGCAAGCCTTGCGGCTTATGCCTTTTCGTTTATCTCCTTCAAAGGAAAAAACGCGCTGTTTGCGATGTTCCTCTCGACGATGATGATCCCGTGGGAAGTAACGGTCATTCCGAACTATTTGACCGTAAAAAGCTGGGGCTGGCTCGATACGTACGAAGGGCTGATCGTACCGTTTCTGGCGACCGCTTTCGGCACGTTCCTGCTGCGGCAGTTTTTCCTGCAGCTTCCCGCCGGCCTGTTCGAGGCGGCCCGTATCGACGGCTGCGGCCATCTGCGCTGCTTCACGCGGATCGTCCTGCCGCTGTCGCGTCCGGCGCTCGCCACCTTGGGCGTCTACTCGTTTTTGACGCATTGGAATATGTATTTGTGGCCGCTTTTGGTCACCAACGGCGAGAAGATGCGCACCGTGCAAATCGGCATCAGCATGCTGCAGTTCGAGGAGATGACCTCGTGGAATCTCGTGCTCGCCGGCATCACGCTGGCGATGCTGCCTTCGCTCCTGCTGCTCGCTGCGGGAATTAAGCAGCTCGTGCGCGGCATTACGGCCGGCGCGGTCAAAGGCTGA
- a CDS encoding VOC family protein: protein MIHKLEHTGVFVNDMDASVKFYTEVLGMKLVKRGRLADGVELGFLAFPGSENVEIELIGRGSDDKPDNGKVAHIAFTVTDIEAELIRLKNLGVKMIDETPRVILDGDKIGFFFGPDGERLELFEPKK from the coding sequence ATGATACATAAACTGGAGCATACCGGTGTTTTTGTTAACGATATGGACGCGTCCGTCAAGTTTTATACGGAAGTGCTTGGCATGAAGCTGGTCAAGCGGGGACGGCTCGCCGACGGAGTGGAGCTCGGATTTTTGGCTTTTCCCGGCTCGGAAAACGTTGAGATCGAGCTGATCGGGCGCGGTTCGGACGACAAGCCGGACAACGGCAAGGTGGCCCATATCGCCTTCACGGTCACGGACATCGAAGCGGAGCTCATTCGGCTGAAAAATTTGGGCGTGAAGATGATCGACGAAACGCCGCGCGTCATTTTGGACGGCGATAAGATCGGCTTTTTCTTCGGCCCGGACGGCGAGCGGCTCGAGCTGTTTGAGCCCAAGAAGTAA
- a CDS encoding TatD family hydrolase has protein sequence MREELLASLGAHGVAGVVAVSMHLESCRRLLELKRRSGHPIYLAFGYHPEQALPNGGEVERLFRWIREHRDEMAAIGEVGLPYYLRADAEAAGKPFNQEPYVLMLERFVKLASELDKPIVLHAVYEDADLACDLLEKHGVGRAHFHWFKGSPDTLRRMQQNGYFVSVTPDVVYKERTKSLVEAYPLGLLMAETDDPWPFQGPYEGRRTHPGMIRDSVREIAAIKHISEEEAGAVLLENTRRFYGILHS, from the coding sequence ATGAGGGAGGAGCTGCTTGCGTCTCTCGGTGCTCATGGCGTGGCGGGGGTGGTGGCGGTTTCCATGCACCTCGAGTCATGCCGCAGGCTTCTTGAATTGAAAAGACGATCGGGACATCCGATTTACTTGGCGTTCGGTTATCATCCGGAGCAGGCTTTGCCGAACGGAGGGGAGGTGGAGCGGCTGTTTCGATGGATTCGCGAACATAGGGACGAAATGGCCGCCATTGGGGAAGTGGGGCTCCCGTATTATTTGCGGGCCGACGCAGAGGCGGCAGGCAAGCCGTTCAATCAGGAGCCTTACGTCCTTATGCTGGAACGGTTTGTGAAGCTGGCGTCGGAGCTCGACAAGCCGATTGTGCTTCACGCCGTTTACGAGGATGCGGATTTGGCGTGCGATTTGCTGGAGAAGCACGGGGTGGGGCGGGCGCATTTTCATTGGTTCAAGGGCAGCCCGGATACGCTCCGGCGCATGCAGCAAAACGGTTACTTCGTCTCCGTGACGCCGGATGTGGTGTACAAAGAGAGGACGAAGTCGCTCGTGGAAGCTTATCCGCTCGGCCTGCTCATGGCGGAGACGGACGACCCGTGGCCGTTCCAGGGACCGTATGAAGGAAGGCGGACGCATCCGGGCATGATTCGCGATTCCGTTCGCGAAATCGCCGCCATCAAGCACATTTCCGAGGAAGAAGCCGGTGCGGTTTTGCTTGAAAATACGCGGCGTTTTTATGGAATCCTCCATTCGTGA
- a CDS encoding sulfite exporter TauE/SafE family protein: MDFPGLDMLLFLIISGFIAAFIDSVVGGGGLISLPALLMAGLPPSLSLGTNKLGSTMSSLTSTASFLFSGKIKLGLVLALFPLSFAGSVLGTYTVKLMPPEFLKPIVVILLFLVTIYTLLKKNWGKDSVYRPLTAWKKVGTAAAAFIIGFYDGFFGPGTGSFLLFLFLLVGFDFVSASANAKVLNLASNLASLITFFLLKSVHIGYGLPMGLAMIAGALAGSQVAIRQGAKYVKPLFIIVTLLLVGKQLWDLLH; encoded by the coding sequence ATGGATTTTCCCGGCTTAGACATGCTTCTATTTCTGATCATATCCGGATTTATCGCGGCATTCATCGACTCCGTCGTCGGCGGGGGCGGACTGATTTCGCTGCCCGCTCTGCTGATGGCCGGACTGCCGCCGAGCCTCAGCCTCGGCACCAACAAGCTGGGCAGCACGATGTCGTCCCTTACCAGCACCGCCAGCTTCCTCTTTTCCGGCAAAATCAAGCTGGGGCTCGTGCTCGCTTTATTTCCGTTATCATTCGCAGGCTCGGTGCTCGGCACCTATACCGTCAAGCTGATGCCACCGGAATTTTTGAAGCCGATCGTCGTCATCCTGCTTTTTCTTGTCACCATCTACACGCTGCTGAAAAAAAACTGGGGCAAAGATTCCGTTTACCGGCCGCTGACCGCCTGGAAAAAAGTCGGCACCGCCGCAGCAGCTTTCATCATCGGCTTTTACGACGGCTTCTTCGGCCCGGGCACAGGTTCATTCCTGCTGTTTTTGTTTCTGCTTGTGGGCTTCGATTTCGTCAGCGCGTCGGCCAACGCCAAAGTGCTCAACCTGGCCAGCAATTTAGCCAGTCTGATCACGTTTTTCCTGCTCAAATCCGTCCATATCGGATACGGACTGCCGATGGGCCTCGCGATGATCGCCGGCGCGCTCGCCGGTTCCCAGGTCGCCATTCGCCAGGGAGCCAAATACGTGAAGCCGCTGTTTATTATCGTTACGCTGCTGCTCGTCGGCAAGCAATTGTGGGACCTGCTTCATTAA
- a CDS encoding MATE family efflux transporter — protein sequence MNHNPGEEGELGMSAPKKLALFAVTWPLFIESSLQMFMRTADTFMVSKVSDGAVASVGVASQLILFAFLLLQVVSAGTAIVISQYLGAGKFNDVKRFATGAIALNFVFGLAVSLGMAFFSKTLLGLFGLQPELMAQARVYLLIVGGALFIQAVNLTISAITQVHGFTRYTMMVSIGMNLLNLTGNSLFIFGPGGFPKLGVPGVAVSAAVSQCVALAAYCLILRRVVRLPIGWKDFWKCRADDLKKIVAVGIPNGSNQLAYSASQIVTTYFITSLGAEMLSTRIYTQNIMYFIMVLAISLGRGTLIIIGRLVGAGEKDEAYRQMYRSLGLSMLLSLAAASLTVLFREQLLGLFTQDAEIIALGASLLVLGFLLEPGRCLNIVIGESLRAAGDARFIVFTGVSVIWGLCIPLTYLLGIHFGFGLLGIWSVFILDEWTRGIILLLRWRSRAWESKALVRPEPKASASA from the coding sequence ATGAATCATAACCCTGGGGAAGAAGGCGAGCTTGGCATGTCCGCACCGAAAAAACTGGCATTGTTCGCGGTCACGTGGCCGCTGTTTATCGAGTCGTCGCTGCAAATGTTCATGCGCACCGCGGATACGTTTATGGTCAGCAAAGTATCCGACGGCGCCGTAGCCTCCGTCGGCGTGGCGAGCCAGCTGATCCTGTTCGCCTTCCTGCTGCTGCAGGTCGTTTCGGCCGGCACGGCGATCGTCATCTCGCAGTATCTCGGCGCCGGCAAATTTAACGACGTCAAACGGTTTGCAACGGGGGCCATTGCGCTGAACTTCGTATTCGGACTCGCCGTCAGTCTAGGGATGGCCTTCTTCAGCAAGACGCTGCTCGGCCTGTTCGGATTGCAGCCGGAGCTGATGGCGCAAGCCCGCGTGTACCTGCTGATCGTCGGAGGGGCGCTTTTCATCCAGGCGGTGAACTTGACGATTTCGGCGATCACCCAGGTGCACGGGTTTACGCGCTACACAATGATGGTCAGCATCGGGATGAATCTGCTGAATTTGACCGGCAATTCGCTGTTCATCTTCGGTCCGGGCGGATTTCCGAAGCTCGGCGTACCCGGCGTCGCCGTCTCCGCGGCCGTCAGCCAGTGCGTGGCGCTCGCCGCTTACTGCCTCATTTTGCGCAGGGTCGTCCGGCTTCCTATCGGCTGGAAAGATTTTTGGAAATGCCGGGCGGACGATTTGAAAAAAATTGTCGCGGTCGGCATCCCGAACGGCAGCAATCAACTTGCTTACTCGGCCAGCCAGATCGTCACGACGTATTTCATCACGTCGCTCGGAGCCGAAATGCTGTCGACTCGCATCTATACGCAAAACATCATGTACTTTATCATGGTGCTGGCCATTTCGCTCGGCCGGGGGACTTTGATCATTATCGGCCGGCTTGTCGGAGCCGGCGAAAAGGATGAGGCTTACCGGCAAATGTACCGCAGCCTCGGGTTAAGCATGCTGCTGTCGCTCGCAGCCGCCTCGCTGACCGTCCTTTTCCGCGAGCAGCTGCTCGGGCTGTTCACGCAGGACGCCGAAATCATCGCACTCGGCGCATCCTTGCTCGTTCTGGGTTTCCTGCTCGAGCCCGGCCGCTGTCTGAACATCGTGATCGGCGAATCGCTGCGGGCGGCCGGGGACGCGCGGTTTATCGTGTTCACCGGCGTGTCGGTGATTTGGGGGCTGTGCATCCCGCTCACCTATTTGCTCGGCATTCATTTCGGCTTCGGGCTGCTCGGGATTTGGAGCGTGTTTATTCTCGACGAGTGGACACGCGGGATCATTTTGCTGCTTCGGTGGCGAAGCCGTGCGTGGGAAAGCAAAGCGCTCGTCAGGCCGGAGCCGAAGGCTTCCGCATCGGCGTAG
- a CDS encoding MBOAT family O-acyltransferase: MVFSSFIFLYGFLPAVLLVYFTAGDKLKNAVLLLFSLFFYAWGEPVGVIILLLDVLIGWAGGMLIERSRGSFGAKAVLAASIAFQVGFLVYYKYLGFLLETVRTLTGLAVPFHAPPLPVGISFFTFHLISYLIDVYRQDAPALRSYSRLLLYISLFPQLVAGPIIRYADVQRQLTHRRVTLPEFSQGVARFVIGLGKKVIFANALSDISPFFLDAGPGSLSVLGAWLGILLFALHIYFDFSGYSDMAIGLGRMFGFTFKENFDYPYISISAGEFWRRWNISVGRFFRDYVYIPLGGNRRRAIFNLFAVWFLTGLWHGASWNFAAWGLYFGVLIALEKSFLLRVLSALPPFVSRLYFAVLILVGWVLFYFDSLARGFGYLRVMFGASPAPLANTELLIHWQNHAVLLALALVAATPIPVRLHRFLLERLKPAPIRSAYANALLPAASLAVLAVSALLLVGKTYTPFFYFRF; encoded by the coding sequence ATGGTGTTCTCCAGCTTTATTTTTTTGTACGGCTTTCTGCCGGCCGTGCTGCTTGTTTATTTTACGGCAGGGGACAAGCTTAAAAACGCGGTGCTGCTGCTGTTCTCCCTGTTCTTCTACGCATGGGGCGAGCCGGTCGGCGTTATCATTCTGCTGCTTGACGTATTGATCGGCTGGGCCGGAGGCATGCTCATCGAGCGCAGCCGTGGAAGCTTCGGGGCTAAAGCCGTTCTTGCGGCTTCGATCGCTTTTCAGGTCGGTTTCCTGGTGTATTACAAATACCTCGGATTTTTGCTTGAAACCGTCCGTACGCTGACCGGACTGGCTGTTCCATTCCATGCCCCGCCGCTGCCGGTCGGCATTTCCTTTTTCACGTTTCACCTGATTTCCTACCTGATTGACGTCTATCGCCAGGATGCGCCGGCGCTGCGCTCGTATTCCAGGCTGCTGCTGTACATCTCCCTGTTTCCGCAGCTTGTGGCGGGGCCGATCATCCGGTATGCCGACGTCCAGCGGCAGCTGACACACCGGCGCGTCACGCTCCCCGAATTCAGTCAAGGCGTTGCCCGTTTCGTCATCGGCCTCGGCAAAAAAGTGATTTTTGCCAACGCCTTGTCGGACATCTCGCCATTCTTTCTGGACGCGGGCCCCGGCAGCTTATCCGTACTCGGGGCGTGGCTCGGCATTTTGCTTTTTGCGCTGCACATTTATTTCGATTTCTCGGGTTATTCCGACATGGCGATCGGGCTGGGCAGAATGTTCGGCTTCACCTTCAAGGAAAACTTCGATTATCCGTACATCTCGATCAGCGCCGGCGAGTTTTGGCGGCGCTGGAACATTTCGGTCGGCCGATTTTTCCGCGATTACGTCTATATCCCGCTCGGCGGAAACCGACGACGGGCGATATTCAACCTGTTTGCGGTTTGGTTTTTGACCGGGCTGTGGCATGGAGCAAGCTGGAACTTCGCCGCCTGGGGGCTGTACTTCGGCGTGCTGATCGCACTGGAAAAAAGCTTCCTCCTGCGCGTGCTATCGGCGCTTCCGCCGTTTGTCTCGCGGCTGTATTTCGCCGTGCTGATTTTGGTCGGCTGGGTGCTGTTCTACTTCGACTCTCTTGCCCGCGGCTTCGGCTACCTTCGCGTCATGTTCGGCGCCTCACCCGCGCCGCTGGCTAATACGGAGCTGCTGATCCATTGGCAAAACCACGCGGTGCTGCTTGCGCTCGCCTTGGTCGCGGCCACGCCGATTCCCGTCCGGCTGCACCGGTTCTTGTTGGAGCGGCTGAAGCCGGCGCCGATACGTTCAGCGTATGCGAACGCGCTGCTGCCGGCCGCGTCGCTCGCGGTGCTGGCGGTGTCCGCCCTGCTGCTCGTCGGCAAAACGTATACGCCGTTTTTCTATTTTCGATTTTAG